A genome region from Ralstonia solanacearum K60 includes the following:
- a CDS encoding YgaP family membrane protein: MPTNIGPIDRIVRLMLGLALVMLALAGKIPAWAGWIGLVPLLTGLVRVCPLYWAVSWVLGIGQD, encoded by the coding sequence ATGCCCACCAATATCGGACCGATCGATCGCATCGTTCGCCTCATGCTCGGCCTGGCGCTCGTCATGCTGGCCCTGGCCGGCAAGATTCCCGCATGGGCCGGCTGGATCGGGCTGGTGCCGTTGCTGACGGGACTTGTACGCGTCTGCCCGCTGTATTGGGCCGTGAGCTGGGTACTGGGCATCGGACAGGATTGA
- a CDS encoding protein kinase domain-containing protein, which produces MMAVRRSQAGSSKSLIFKGCGEMCIRRWLNGMKHLSPILIHRDLKPDNVLLHIEKERDGTRVLIPKIADFGTSTLGTSSDVPVVTTPQYKSPEYLRAEQQGRGQHTPAQDVWSAGISLHELLTGHRPFEGDLPKDEHVIYDAIQNYASGNTEILPADRSKAADLVRTMLNPGSDRATPAELLDHEAFHGIDEKECQKILSLVHQS; this is translated from the coding sequence ATGATGGCGGTTCGGCGCTCACAAGCCGGCTCCAGTAAGTCATTGATTTTTAAGGGGTGCGGCGAGATGTGTATAAGACGATGGCTTAACGGCATGAAACATCTTTCCCCAATTCTGATCCACCGTGATTTGAAACCGGATAATGTTCTGCTGCACATCGAGAAGGAGCGTGATGGAACGCGCGTGCTTATTCCGAAGATTGCCGATTTTGGAACAAGTACACTGGGAACGTCTTCCGATGTCCCCGTGGTGACGACCCCACAATACAAGTCTCCTGAGTATCTTCGTGCGGAACAACAAGGGCGCGGGCAGCATACGCCAGCACAAGACGTTTGGTCTGCGGGAATTTCGCTGCATGAGCTTCTGACCGGGCACCGCCCCTTCGAAGGTGATCTCCCTAAAGATGAGCACGTAATTTATGACGCAATTCAAAATTATGCGTCCGGCAATACCGAAATCCTCCCCGCCGATCGATCGAAGGCAGCAGATCTCGTCAGAACAATGTTGAACCCCGGTTCAGATCGTGCAACGCCCGCCGAATTATTGGATCACGAGGCGTTTCACGGAATCGACGAAAAGGAGTGCCAAAAGATTCTCTCTTTGGTACATCAATCATAG
- a CDS encoding universal stress protein, whose translation MYQRILLAIDGSHASQLALEQTAMIGQATGAEVEALFVADDTDAFFDPVGYDAAALAERILEYGRETLAQAAARLQAAGVHHTTKLLEKPVSPGKISATIVAEADTSGADLIVLGTHGRRGLKHMVMGSVAEGVVHKTNKPVLMVRSEAET comes from the coding sequence ATGTATCAACGCATCCTGCTCGCCATCGACGGCAGCCATGCTTCACAGCTCGCACTGGAGCAAACCGCCATGATCGGTCAAGCCACCGGTGCCGAGGTGGAAGCCCTGTTCGTGGCCGACGACACCGATGCCTTCTTCGACCCGGTCGGCTACGATGCCGCCGCGCTTGCCGAGCGCATCCTCGAATACGGGCGAGAAACCCTTGCCCAAGCAGCCGCCAGACTGCAAGCAGCCGGCGTGCATCACACCACCAAGCTGCTGGAAAAACCGGTCTCGCCGGGCAAGATCTCGGCGACCATCGTGGCGGAAGCCGACACGTCCGGCGCGGACTTGATCGTGCTGGGCACGCACGGCCGCCGGGGGCTGAAGCACATGGTGATGGGAAGCGTGGCCGAAGGCGTGGTCCATAAGACCAACAAGCCGGTACTCATGGTGCGCAGCGAAGCCGAGACATGA
- a CDS encoding cyclic nucleotide-binding/CBS domain-containing protein: MRVDEICSPRIVHVPGSATLQNAARLMRDQHVRAVFVTEPGITGMRVVGIATDRDMVVHGLAGEADCGHIAIAHVMTRGVLTIHGHAVVSDALRMMLGHGLHRLAVIDDQQTLIGMLTLDDAIRAIGGEWTLLAGILGREQAPEHHPCLPAPLTVC; encoded by the coding sequence ATGAGAGTTGACGAAATTTGCTCCCCGCGCATTGTTCATGTGCCCGGCTCGGCGACGCTGCAGAACGCAGCGCGCCTGATGCGCGACCAGCATGTGCGCGCCGTGTTTGTGACGGAGCCCGGCATCACGGGGATGCGCGTGGTCGGCATCGCCACCGACCGCGACATGGTCGTTCACGGCCTCGCCGGCGAAGCCGATTGCGGACACATTGCCATCGCCCACGTCATGACGCGTGGCGTGCTGACGATCCACGGACACGCCGTCGTCAGCGACGCCTTGCGCATGATGCTTGGGCACGGACTGCACCGATTGGCGGTCATCGACGATCAGCAAACGTTGATCGGCATGCTGACGCTGGACGACGCCATCCGCGCGATCGGCGGAGAATGGACGCTGCTGGCCGGCATTCTTGGCCGCGAGCAGGCACCGGAACACCATCCGTGCCTGCCTGCGCCTCTCACGGTCTGCTGA
- a CDS encoding FAD-dependent oxidoreductase has protein sequence MPISACKPSGSTPIIINGDTQISSSPKAPGKQSIKEPRLETNPLLSNLRRRAASSATSGAHPETNGALRIKAAPFLTVPKSLDAYAIDSSIPYQFKPSKIAIIGGGLTGVISALKLRSLGHEVSLYEANEDICLEASKIPAHCYGAPGYCPSSYT, from the coding sequence ATGCCAATCAGTGCCTGCAAACCAAGCGGATCCACGCCAATCATTATAAATGGCGACACACAAATATCATCAAGCCCGAAAGCTCCAGGCAAACAGTCAATCAAAGAGCCTCGCCTGGAGACGAACCCGCTTTTATCAAACCTCCGTCGACGCGCTGCTTCCAGCGCCACTTCCGGCGCGCACCCCGAAACCAACGGTGCATTAAGAATCAAGGCCGCCCCATTCCTTACGGTTCCCAAGTCGCTGGATGCCTACGCCATCGATAGCAGCATTCCATATCAATTCAAACCATCAAAAATCGCGATCATCGGAGGCGGGCTGACCGGCGTCATTTCTGCGCTGAAGCTGCGGAGTTTGGGGCACGAAGTGTCGCTATACGAGGCTAACGAAGATATTTGCCTGGAAGCCAGCAAAATACCGGCTCACTGCTATGGCGCACCGGGGTATTGCCCATCGTCTTATACATAA
- a CDS encoding serine/threonine-protein kinase, whose protein sequence is MTNDKSGRFRTIDDLKNSVKLAENEYKKAVESDPKNEVFGPTGKYQSGYTREQVQALRNQPLTGTPESNDEWVANWAHEMSEEALSKLQYPVFLVKEPEINMLRFRELARSALCELGVDTHIGEAVNDLASQAGKPGIMINQSHFDYAVNCSGAESGTHDDKREAVSERTVIVKGAGVASLPSPIDVMPQMYIMGAPMVHVSPFENGSAVINVTTPECTYVENGEARSKETRSQVELSEHMRSVMTSAGKGPHLYRTNNMISELGKLMPRMFGGAPEAFLGGHVCTVGSSDQRGTSIASVTDNALTIIAPKATSAVTLDLAGKISTASRFNVHLPLKQEGDLQIRMDQDVLADKAAAKARKMGLPVGMSRVLDRQPGRAGQSGRIVSEFILPQGAEKMATGDVFDAAFRDRSGRKHVVIDGTAYVQDRRLGSGFGGEAFIYRDPAASHEIVVKEYFRLRSQASPGDMDVNPPKDAGKRAELAQIQMQDFMIEKSAFDALATHPAAKNIAHALRAGTVDGRFTIVMPYFRGGSVRDLCKNLDKAVEDGIISVGQRRDSALYIMQGMLNGIVLYITLASFLSAPPGTP, encoded by the coding sequence GTGACCAATGATAAAAGCGGCCGATTTCGTACAATCGATGATTTAAAAAATTCCGTGAAACTCGCGGAAAACGAGTACAAAAAGGCAGTAGAGTCCGACCCGAAAAACGAAGTTTTCGGCCCAACTGGAAAATATCAGAGCGGCTACACACGCGAGCAGGTTCAAGCATTGCGCAACCAGCCATTGACGGGAACACCGGAAAGCAACGACGAATGGGTTGCCAATTGGGCGCACGAAATGTCGGAAGAGGCTCTTTCAAAATTGCAATATCCGGTATTCCTGGTCAAAGAGCCAGAGATCAACATGCTTCGATTCCGGGAACTGGCTCGCAGCGCATTGTGCGAACTCGGCGTGGATACTCACATTGGCGAAGCCGTCAATGACTTGGCCTCACAGGCGGGCAAGCCTGGGATTATGATCAATCAGTCGCATTTCGATTATGCCGTGAACTGCTCGGGCGCGGAAAGTGGTACACACGACGACAAGCGCGAAGCCGTCTCCGAACGCACCGTCATCGTGAAGGGCGCTGGCGTGGCAAGCCTTCCCAGTCCGATCGACGTCATGCCTCAGATGTACATCATGGGCGCGCCGATGGTGCATGTTTCTCCTTTCGAGAATGGCTCCGCCGTCATCAATGTCACGACGCCGGAGTGCACGTATGTCGAAAATGGGGAGGCACGCAGCAAGGAAACCAGATCCCAAGTTGAACTCAGCGAGCATATGCGGAGCGTAATGACCTCAGCTGGGAAAGGGCCTCATCTTTATCGCACGAACAATATGATCAGCGAACTGGGGAAGCTCATGCCGAGAATGTTCGGCGGGGCGCCGGAAGCATTTCTGGGCGGACATGTGTGCACAGTTGGCTCTTCTGATCAACGTGGCACCTCGATCGCCAGTGTCACGGATAATGCTCTTACCATTATTGCTCCCAAGGCGACTTCCGCCGTCACGCTCGATCTGGCCGGAAAGATCTCGACCGCAAGTCGCTTCAACGTTCATCTGCCGTTGAAACAGGAAGGTGATTTGCAGATTCGGATGGACCAGGATGTTCTGGCGGACAAGGCGGCGGCAAAAGCCAGAAAGATGGGGCTTCCGGTGGGCATGTCTCGTGTCCTGGATAGGCAGCCCGGTCGAGCTGGACAGTCCGGCCGAATCGTGTCGGAATTCATCCTTCCGCAGGGTGCCGAAAAGATGGCGACGGGTGACGTTTTCGATGCCGCCTTTAGGGATCGTTCCGGGCGAAAGCACGTTGTCATAGACGGCACCGCTTACGTCCAGGATCGCCGGCTTGGATCTGGTTTTGGTGGGGAAGCATTCATTTACAGAGATCCTGCCGCATCTCACGAAATCGTGGTCAAAGAGTATTTCCGCTTGCGTTCCCAGGCGTCTCCAGGCGATATGGATGTGAACCCGCCCAAAGACGCTGGCAAGCGCGCGGAACTTGCGCAAATTCAGATGCAGGACTTCATGATCGAGAAATCGGCATTTGATGCGCTCGCCACCCACCCGGCAGCAAAGAACATTGCGCATGCGCTGCGTGCAGGCACGGTCGATGGTCGCTTCACCATCGTGATGCCGTACTTCCGCGGCGGATCTGTACGCGATCTTTGCAAGAACCTGGATAAAGCTGTTGAAGATGGCATCATTTCTGTCGGCCAGCGACGTGACAGCGCACTCTATATCATGCAAGGCATGCTTAACGGCATCGTCTTATACATAACTCTTGCCTCATTTTTGAGCGCACCTCCTGGAACCCCTTGA